A DNA window from Pirellulales bacterium contains the following coding sequences:
- a CDS encoding CotH kinase family protein translates to MSRRSASASLSFEPLESRLAMTVVVTEFLAENDSGIRDFSGERHDWIELQNTGPAAVDVSGWYLTDDASNLTKWQIPATPATTSLAPGAFLLVFASDKNGVYTGELHANFKLARSGEDLALVEADGTTIASAYLSFPEQYADVSYGLGADRSATVSEAIIADQANATVRPYDGPNPAVDDHWRKVDYDDSAWIQTKTGVGYDRDSSPNNLLDSLIFQELTSGQMNFNGSTGQIAAYVRVPFTVADKEQMTSLVLELRYDDGYILYLNDREVQRANVHTSLQPGDTVELNARTNRPDATVVSTPDVIDLTAWLDRIHNGDNVLAIYGANHTASSERNDFLIHPLLNAQRATGAAANTYMTSPTPGRDNGAGWLGLVADTQFSVKRGFYSSPQSVAITTDTPGATIRYTIDGSAPTATTGTVYAGPIAITTTTTLRAAAFKPGYLPTDVDTQTYLFLDDVLAQSGVGLPDFASWGNPPDWSMDPAIVAAVGAEQLKSDLTAIPTVSLVMNWQDLFGDGTNHGIYTENAAWKNKSDPRATSIEFIMADGSEHFHADAAIEIQGHSSVTRWNTDKLSFQVKFKAPYGVGELDAPLLFANSAVPGHKQADSFDGFILDAHYNYTWLHANVQQRGVAKYVNDQVVADLQNLAGGYAPHGRWVHLYLNGMYWGIYNLHERPDDSFAQEYFGGSEDDYYAVKAADGVSGHPAEYAWVDGGFAAEAAYATLLSLVDGDVSNHSAFQQVEAVLDVDDFINYMIVHYYAGNWDWGQDNWYATYNHVDPAGRWRFHAWDQEHAWPTDDNLALGESNFRVNYDSTAKNDAYGPTGIHRKLMGSPEYKLRFADRVQELMHNGGLLTPAAAAAVFQLRVAELDRAINGEAARWGDNRVASAYDRADWLANVNGVLADFFPVRTGIVIGQFNSRGWLASLAAPTFSQYGGQFVGSLALSLGNPNVGGTIYYTLDGSDPRLVGGGISPTAIAYTGSPLQLDSSTQVRARVRNGSSWSAAVDKTFLEEASFPLRIVELHYNPAGPSETTEFIELLNIGATTISLDGVTIGGFATNPYEFQAGQTLAAGERIVVARNPSDFVAAYGAGIRLATGPGYAEANLSNGGELVTLSGPLGELLQSFTYSDAAPWPTAADGDGPSLEYVGPLYAGENPADGAPHDPFDDPANWRASLVIGGTPGTDGNPVAPNADFNGDDRVDGGDFLAWQRGFGATNATANDGDADGNKLVDAADLTIWREQFGRDSASVSLVVGAGALPESGDDAARSYWLELPTSVESRPERTAAPLRRPVQAVSHIAPRELAFAKLHDDAEQTACTRPGAWRSRFAAAKLANDLASAALDEADERIL, encoded by the coding sequence TTGTCTCGTCGTTCCGCTTCTGCGTCTCTGAGTTTCGAACCGCTCGAATCGCGGCTGGCGATGACCGTGGTCGTCACCGAGTTCCTGGCCGAAAACGACTCGGGCATTCGCGACTTCTCCGGCGAGCGGCACGATTGGATCGAACTGCAGAACACGGGCCCTGCGGCGGTCGACGTCAGCGGCTGGTACCTGACCGACGATGCGTCGAATCTGACCAAGTGGCAGATCCCCGCAACCCCGGCAACGACTTCGCTCGCTCCCGGCGCGTTCCTGCTGGTCTTTGCCAGCGACAAAAACGGGGTCTACACGGGCGAACTCCACGCGAATTTCAAACTCGCCCGGTCGGGGGAGGACTTGGCCCTGGTCGAGGCGGACGGGACGACGATCGCCAGCGCGTATCTGTCGTTCCCCGAGCAGTACGCGGACGTGTCGTACGGCCTTGGGGCCGACCGGAGCGCGACGGTCTCCGAAGCGATCATCGCCGATCAGGCGAACGCGACGGTGCGGCCCTACGACGGCCCGAACCCGGCGGTCGACGACCACTGGCGCAAGGTCGACTACGACGACAGCGCGTGGATCCAGACCAAGACGGGGGTCGGCTACGATCGCGACAGCAGTCCCAACAATCTGCTCGATTCGCTGATCTTCCAGGAGCTGACCTCGGGACAGATGAACTTCAACGGCAGCACGGGCCAGATAGCCGCGTACGTGCGCGTCCCCTTCACCGTGGCCGACAAGGAGCAAATGACGTCGCTGGTGCTGGAGCTGCGGTACGACGACGGGTACATCCTGTATCTCAACGATCGGGAAGTGCAGCGGGCGAACGTCCATACGTCGCTGCAGCCGGGCGATACGGTCGAATTGAACGCCCGGACCAATCGTCCTGACGCGACCGTCGTCAGCACGCCCGACGTGATCGACCTGACGGCGTGGCTCGATCGGATCCACAACGGCGACAACGTGCTGGCGATCTACGGGGCCAATCACACGGCGAGCTCGGAGCGCAACGATTTTCTGATCCACCCGCTCCTGAACGCCCAGCGCGCGACCGGCGCCGCGGCGAACACGTACATGACCAGCCCCACCCCCGGCCGCGACAACGGGGCAGGATGGCTGGGGTTGGTCGCCGATACGCAGTTCTCGGTGAAGCGGGGGTTCTACAGTTCGCCCCAGTCGGTCGCGATCACGACCGACACGCCAGGGGCGACGATCCGTTACACGATCGACGGCTCGGCCCCGACCGCGACGACCGGCACGGTCTACGCCGGTCCGATCGCGATCACGACGACGACCACATTGCGAGCCGCGGCGTTCAAGCCGGGGTACTTGCCGACCGACGTCGACACGCAGACGTATCTGTTTCTCGATGACGTGCTGGCTCAAAGCGGCGTCGGTTTGCCGGACTTCGCTTCCTGGGGAAACCCGCCCGACTGGTCGATGGACCCGGCGATCGTCGCGGCGGTCGGGGCCGAACAGCTCAAGAGCGACCTGACGGCGATCCCGACCGTCTCGCTGGTGATGAACTGGCAGGACCTGTTCGGCGACGGAACGAACCACGGCATCTACACCGAGAACGCCGCCTGGAAGAACAAGAGCGATCCGCGGGCCACGTCGATCGAGTTCATCATGGCCGACGGGTCCGAGCACTTTCACGCCGATGCGGCGATTGAAATTCAAGGGCACTCGAGCGTCACCCGTTGGAACACCGACAAGCTGTCGTTCCAGGTGAAGTTCAAGGCGCCGTACGGCGTGGGCGAACTTGACGCACCGCTGTTGTTCGCCAATTCCGCCGTGCCCGGGCACAAGCAGGCCGACAGTTTCGACGGATTTATCCTTGACGCCCACTATAACTACACGTGGTTGCACGCCAACGTGCAACAGCGCGGGGTGGCAAAGTACGTCAACGATCAGGTTGTCGCCGACCTGCAGAACCTCGCCGGCGGGTACGCTCCGCACGGGCGGTGGGTTCACCTGTACCTCAACGGGATGTACTGGGGGATCTACAATCTCCATGAACGGCCGGACGACTCCTTCGCGCAGGAGTATTTCGGCGGTTCCGAGGACGACTACTACGCGGTGAAGGCGGCCGACGGCGTGTCGGGGCATCCGGCCGAGTACGCCTGGGTCGACGGCGGCTTCGCGGCCGAGGCGGCGTACGCAACGCTGTTGAGCCTCGTCGACGGAGACGTGTCGAATCACTCCGCGTTTCAGCAGGTCGAGGCAGTGCTCGACGTCGACGATTTCATCAACTACATGATCGTCCACTATTACGCCGGCAACTGGGATTGGGGCCAGGACAACTGGTACGCGACTTACAACCACGTCGACCCGGCCGGGCGGTGGCGGTTCCACGCTTGGGACCAGGAGCATGCTTGGCCGACCGACGACAATTTGGCCCTCGGCGAATCGAACTTTCGCGTCAACTACGACTCGACTGCGAAGAACGACGCCTACGGACCGACGGGGATCCATCGCAAGCTGATGGGGAGTCCCGAGTACAAGCTGCGATTCGCCGACCGCGTGCAGGAGCTGATGCACAACGGCGGACTGCTGACCCCCGCGGCGGCTGCGGCCGTCTTTCAGTTGCGGGTCGCCGAACTCGACCGGGCGATCAACGGCGAAGCGGCCCGCTGGGGCGACAATCGCGTCGCCTCGGCCTATGACCGGGCCGACTGGCTGGCGAACGTCAACGGCGTGCTCGCCGATTTTTTCCCCGTGCGCACCGGGATCGTGATCGGGCAGTTCAACTCCCGCGGTTGGTTGGCGAGCTTGGCGGCCCCGACGTTCAGCCAATACGGCGGGCAGTTCGTCGGCTCGCTCGCCCTGTCGCTCGGCAATCCGAACGTCGGGGGGACGATCTACTACACGCTCGACGGGTCCGACCCACGGCTGGTCGGCGGCGGGATCTCGCCGACGGCGATTGCGTACACGGGTTCGCCGCTCCAGTTGGATTCCTCGACGCAGGTCCGGGCGCGGGTCCGGAACGGCTCGAGCTGGAGCGCGGCGGTCGACAAGACGTTCCTCGAAGAAGCGTCGTTCCCGCTGCGAATCGTCGAACTCCATTACAACCCGGCCGGGCCGTCGGAGACGACCGAGTTCATCGAACTGCTGAACATCGGCGCCACGACGATCAGTCTCGACGGAGTCACAATTGGCGGGTTCGCGACGAACCCCTACGAATTCCAGGCGGGGCAAACGCTGGCCGCAGGGGAGCGGATCGTCGTGGCTCGCAACCCGAGCGATTTCGTTGCGGCGTACGGCGCCGGGATTCGTCTGGCGACGGGCCCCGGGTATGCCGAAGCGAATCTCAGCAACGGGGGCGAGTTGGTCACTCTGTCGGGGCCGCTGGGCGAGTTGCTGCAGTCGTTCACCTACAGCGACGCGGCGCCCTGGCCCACGGCGGCCGACGGGGACGGTCCGTCGCTGGAGTACGTCGGGCCGCTTTACGCCGGAGAAAACCCTGCGGACGGGGCGCCGCACGATCCGTTCGACGATCCGGCCAACTGGCGCGCGAGTTTAGTCATCGGCGGCACGCCAGGGACCGACGGCAATCCGGTTGCTCCGAATGCCGATTTCAACGGCGACGACCGCGTCGACGGCGGCGACTTCCTGGCTTGGCAGCGCGGCTTCGGCGCGACCAATGCGACGGCAAACGACGGCGATGCCGACGGGAACAAGCTCGTCGACGCGGCAGACTTGACGATCTGGCGCGAGCAGTTTGGGCGGGACTCGGCGTCCGTCTCGCTGGTCGTCGGGGCGGGGGCTTTGCCCGAGTCGGGCGACGACGCGGCGAGATCGTACTGGTTGGAATTGCCGACGAGCGTCGAATCGCGCCCCGAGCGAACCGCCGCTCCGCTGCGGAGGCCGGTGCAGGCCGTGTCTCATATTGCGCCGCGCGAATTGGCATTCGCCAAGTTGCACGACGACGCGGAGCAAACCGCCTGCACTCGTCCCGGGGCGTGGCGGAGCCGCTTTGCCGCGGCGAAGCTCGCAAACGACCTAGCGTCGGCGGCGCTCGACGAAGCGGACGAGCGGATTCTGTAA